From one Banduia mediterranea genomic stretch:
- the ubiH gene encoding 2-octaprenyl-6-methoxyphenyl hydroxylase, with protein sequence MNDYDLAIVGGGLVGASLAVALHGSGLRVALIEAAAPPVADAAWDERCIGLNEATRRIFDSLGVWGAMRGDAEAIAATHVSEQGRFGVARFHASEAGLDALGYNTPLRSIHGSLLQRVRDSGAAILLCPARVDEVQVDGEHVHLHGTALDGGLRARLLVAADGARSPIRQSFGIATEAHDYAQTAIVSSVRTQREHAGIAHERFTPDGPIAVLPRPGRVCTVVWTVPTDVAERLLALSEAAFLQALQAAFGHRLGQFSALGRRGAYPLTRVLSTRLVAERTVFVGNAAQTLHPVVAQGFNLGLRDVATLADLLPDYSDPGCAALLHAYVDRRRDDRRQAADFTDGLVRLFSNRVPGLGELRHFGLSALNLSGPLKRRMLQRSLGFGAHTPAAARDRA encoded by the coding sequence ATGAACGACTACGACCTCGCGATCGTTGGTGGCGGTCTGGTCGGCGCTTCGCTCGCGGTGGCCTTGCACGGCAGCGGTCTGCGCGTCGCGCTGATCGAGGCGGCGGCGCCACCGGTCGCCGACGCGGCCTGGGATGAGCGCTGCATCGGGCTCAACGAAGCGACGCGACGCATCTTCGACAGCCTGGGTGTTTGGGGCGCGATGCGCGGCGACGCCGAAGCCATCGCCGCCACCCATGTCAGCGAGCAGGGCCGCTTCGGTGTTGCGCGTTTCCATGCCTCGGAAGCGGGGCTCGACGCCCTGGGCTACAACACACCGCTGCGATCCATACATGGCAGTCTGCTGCAGCGGGTGCGCGACAGCGGTGCGGCCATCCTGCTGTGTCCGGCCCGCGTCGACGAGGTGCAGGTCGATGGCGAGCACGTGCATCTGCACGGCACCGCGCTGGATGGCGGCCTCCGGGCGCGACTGCTGGTGGCGGCCGACGGCGCCCGTTCGCCCATTCGTCAGAGCTTCGGTATCGCCACCGAGGCGCACGACTATGCGCAGACTGCGATCGTCAGCAGCGTGCGCACGCAACGCGAGCATGCGGGCATCGCCCACGAGCGCTTCACGCCGGATGGACCGATCGCCGTCCTGCCACGGCCGGGCCGGGTCTGCACCGTGGTCTGGACCGTGCCGACGGATGTTGCCGAACGGCTGCTGGCGCTGAGCGAGGCCGCGTTCCTGCAAGCCTTGCAGGCCGCTTTCGGCCACCGACTGGGACAGTTCAGCGCACTGGGGCGGCGCGGCGCCTATCCGCTGACGCGCGTACTCAGCACGCGCCTGGTGGCCGAGCGCACGGTGTTCGTCGGCAATGCCGCGCAGACGCTGCATCCGGTCGTGGCGCAGGGCTTCAATCTTGGCTTGCGTGACGTGGCGACGCTGGCGGACCTGCTGCCGGACTATTCGGACCCCGGCTGCGCGGCCCTGCTGCACGCGTATGTCGATCGGCGTCGCGACGATCGCCGTCAGGCGGCCGATTTCACCGATGGCCTGGTGCGCCTGTTCTCCAATCGCGTGCCGGGCCTGGGCGAACTTCGCCATTTCGGACTAAGTGCGCTGAACCTGTCGGGGCCCCTGAAACGA
- the pepP gene encoding Xaa-Pro aminopeptidase, whose product MTGPTRLELDEHAKRRQRLMQAMGPDGVAIIPGAHEVVRSRDTHFRFRQDSDFHYLTGFSEPDSIAVLAPGRPEGEYILFVRPRDETREIWDGRRAGPEGACSVYGADQAFTVEQFDDAVRDLLSGRVRVYYTFGEYPPMDARVAACVRQIREVSRRGAAAPFEFVAMETTLHEMRLRKTPAELELLRFAGRVSADAHVRAMRFAKPGIHEWQVAAEIHHEFERNDMQPGYGSIVGGGDNACILHYVENNATLMDGELLLIDAGGEYRGYTADITRTFPVGGRYSGPQREVYEVILAAQLAAIDTLRAGQSVGAPHEVATRKLTEGLVALGLLQGDVDTLIAEGAQRRFYMHGTGHWLGLDVHDVGRYKIDGAYRDFEPGMVMTVEPGLYIQPGSEGIDERFWGIGIRIEDDVAVTAADPEVLTAGVPKAVDEVEALMRVAA is encoded by the coding sequence ATGACCGGACCTACCCGACTCGAACTCGACGAACACGCCAAGCGACGCCAGCGCCTGATGCAGGCGATGGGCCCCGATGGCGTGGCCATCATCCCCGGCGCGCATGAAGTGGTGCGTTCCCGAGACACCCATTTCCGTTTCCGGCAGGACAGCGATTTCCATTATCTGACGGGATTTTCAGAGCCGGATTCGATCGCGGTGCTGGCGCCTGGCCGCCCAGAGGGCGAATACATCCTGTTCGTGCGTCCGCGCGACGAGACCCGCGAAATCTGGGACGGCCGGCGTGCCGGGCCGGAAGGGGCCTGTTCGGTCTATGGCGCCGACCAGGCATTCACGGTCGAGCAGTTCGACGACGCCGTGCGGGACTTGCTGAGCGGTCGTGTCCGCGTGTACTACACTTTCGGCGAATACCCGCCGATGGACGCACGGGTGGCGGCCTGCGTGCGCCAGATTCGGGAAGTCTCGCGCCGCGGTGCCGCCGCGCCGTTCGAATTCGTGGCGATGGAAACCACGCTGCACGAAATGCGTTTGCGCAAGACGCCAGCCGAACTGGAGTTGCTGCGGTTCGCCGGGCGGGTGTCCGCCGACGCGCATGTTCGCGCGATGCGCTTCGCCAAGCCCGGAATTCATGAATGGCAGGTGGCCGCCGAAATTCATCATGAATTCGAACGCAACGACATGCAGCCAGGTTACGGGTCCATCGTCGGCGGCGGCGACAATGCCTGCATTCTTCATTACGTGGAGAACAACGCCACGCTCATGGACGGTGAGCTGCTGCTGATCGATGCCGGCGGCGAGTATCGCGGCTACACCGCGGACATCACGCGGACCTTCCCGGTCGGCGGTCGCTACAGTGGTCCGCAGCGCGAAGTCTACGAAGTGATCCTGGCCGCACAGCTGGCCGCGATCGATACCTTGCGTGCCGGGCAGTCGGTCGGTGCGCCGCACGAGGTGGCGACGCGCAAGCTTACCGAAGGCCTGGTGGCCCTGGGCCTGCTGCAGGGCGACGTCGACACGCTGATCGCCGAAGGCGCGCAGCGCCGCTTCTACATGCACGGCACCGGTCACTGGCTGGGCCTCGACGTGCATGACGTGGGCCGCTACAAGATCGACGGTGCCTATCGCGATTTCGAGCCGGGCATGGTGATGACGGTCGAGCCTGGTCTCTACATTCAGCCCGGCAGCGAGGGCATCGACGAGCGTTTCTGGGGCATCGGCATTCGCATCGAGGACGATGTGGCCGTCACCGCCGCTGATCCCGAGGTGCTGACGGCCGGCGTGCCGAAAGCCGTTGATGAGGTGGAAGCGCTGATGAGGGTCGCCGCCTGA
- a CDS encoding UPF0149 family protein — MTQTVQYDELSDALARLGFTHGAAEFHGAVAGALCVSEPDSVDPLNLLGHATEDSPQSASALMQLVEQQLSALGDSEMVFAPLLPDDEETLSSRVRALCDWCEGFLYGLTTRANLDLKVCSEEAREIIEDFTQFTRAGVSDEDDEELEEVAYAELVEYIRVGVQLVFMELHPRESDAAPQAPSPTVH, encoded by the coding sequence ATGACCCAAACCGTTCAATACGACGAACTCTCCGACGCGCTGGCCCGACTCGGCTTCACTCACGGCGCCGCCGAATTCCACGGCGCCGTGGCCGGTGCGCTGTGCGTCAGCGAGCCGGACAGCGTGGACCCGCTGAATCTGCTCGGCCACGCTACCGAGGACAGTCCGCAGTCGGCAAGCGCCCTGATGCAGCTGGTCGAACAGCAATTGTCCGCACTCGGCGATTCCGAGATGGTGTTCGCGCCCCTGTTGCCGGATGACGAGGAAACCCTGTCGTCGCGGGTGCGCGCACTGTGCGACTGGTGCGAGGGCTTTCTGTACGGGCTGACGACGCGTGCCAACCTCGATCTCAAGGTCTGTTCCGAGGAGGCCCGCGAGATCATCGAAGACTTCACGCAGTTCACGCGCGCCGGCGTGTCCGACGAGGACGATGAAGAACTCGAAGAAGTGGCGTACGCGGAATTGGTCGAGTACATCCGTGTCGGCGTGCAACTGGTGTTCATGGAACTGCATCCGCGCGAAAGCGATGCCGCGCCACAGGCGCCTTCGCCAACTGTGCACTGA
- the argE gene encoding acetylornithine deacetylase, with protein MTRTPQLAQLVSELLARPSVSSENAPFDMPNEAVIDLLASWLSDLGFDCERMPVPDRPGKFNLIAVRGSGPGGLVLAGHSDTVPFDEHGWDSDPFKLTERDGRWYGLGVCDMKGFLALAVETAAEFAQRELRQPLIILATADEESTMDGAKALAAAGRPKARYAMIGEPTGLKPVRMHKGILMDSIHIHGKTGHSSRPDLGANAIDGLHGVLRALSAYREALKSRLGSARGFALDHPTLNLGSVQGGDSANRIPGHVELQIDMRFPPGFEIKALRAEARAAASAGLHTPGCRLEFSNLMDGVPAFQTPETSEIVRVCEELTGHPAGVVDFATEGGFFNQLGLDTVILGPGDIEVAHQQNEYLPLDRIEPMRRTLRRLVERFCL; from the coding sequence ATGACCCGAACGCCCCAGCTTGCCCAGCTTGTTTCCGAATTGCTCGCCCGGCCTTCGGTGTCCAGCGAAAACGCACCATTCGACATGCCCAACGAGGCGGTCATCGACCTGCTGGCCAGCTGGCTGTCCGATCTGGGCTTCGACTGCGAGCGCATGCCTGTGCCGGACCGGCCCGGCAAGTTCAACCTGATCGCGGTGCGCGGCAGCGGCCCCGGAGGCCTGGTGCTGGCCGGCCACTCCGATACCGTGCCTTTCGACGAACACGGCTGGGATTCCGACCCGTTCAAACTCACCGAGCGCGACGGCCGCTGGTACGGGCTCGGCGTCTGCGACATGAAGGGCTTTCTGGCCCTGGCGGTGGAAACCGCCGCCGAATTCGCGCAGCGCGAACTGCGCCAGCCGCTGATCATCCTGGCGACGGCCGACGAGGAATCGACCATGGACGGCGCCAAGGCCCTGGCCGCGGCCGGCCGCCCCAAGGCGCGCTACGCCATGATCGGCGAACCGACGGGGCTCAAGCCGGTGCGCATGCACAAGGGCATCCTCATGGACAGCATTCACATCCATGGCAAAACCGGCCATTCCAGCCGACCGGACCTGGGCGCCAATGCCATCGACGGCCTGCACGGCGTACTGCGTGCGCTCAGCGCCTACCGCGAAGCGCTCAAGTCCCGCCTGGGCAGCGCCCGCGGCTTCGCGCTCGACCACCCCACGCTGAACCTGGGTTCGGTGCAGGGCGGCGACTCCGCCAACCGCATCCCCGGCCACGTGGAACTGCAGATCGACATGCGCTTTCCGCCCGGCTTCGAGATCAAGGCGCTGCGCGCCGAAGCGCGCGCCGCAGCCAGCGCCGGACTGCACACACCCGGCTGCCGCCTCGAATTCTCGAACCTCATGGACGGCGTACCGGCGTTCCAGACCCCGGAAACTTCGGAAATCGTGCGTGTCTGCGAAGAGCTCACCGGCCATCCGGCCGGCGTGGTTGACTTCGCCACCGAAGGCGGCTTCTTCAACCAACTCGGACTCGACACCGTGATTCTCGGACCCGGCGACATCGAGGTTGCCCACCAGCAGAACGAATACCTGCCGCTGGACCGCATCGAGCCGATGCGGCGCACGCTGCGCCGACTGGTCGAGCGCTTCTGCCTATAA
- a CDS encoding glutaredoxin domain-containing protein: MDRMILDESRIHPAAREQIASNHREIVDEVATAVDRHDIVIVGMAQNPFPKKARKLLDGAGLTYEYLEYGSYWKMWRPRNALKMWTGWPTFPQIFVKQQFIGGAAELKQLLDSGELASLLAA; encoded by the coding sequence ATGGACCGCATGATCCTCGACGAATCCCGCATCCATCCGGCGGCCCGCGAACAGATTGCCTCGAACCACCGCGAGATCGTGGACGAAGTCGCCACTGCGGTGGATCGGCACGACATCGTCATCGTCGGTATGGCACAGAACCCGTTCCCCAAGAAGGCGCGCAAGCTGCTGGACGGCGCCGGGCTGACCTACGAATATCTGGAATACGGCAGCTATTGGAAAATGTGGCGGCCCCGAAACGCGCTGAAGATGTGGACCGGCTGGCCCACATTTCCGCAAATCTTCGTCAAGCAGCAGTTCATCGGCGGCGCCGCCGAACTCAAGCAGCTGCTGGACTCGGGCGAACTCGCCAGCCTGCTGGCTGCCTGA
- a CDS encoding YbfB/YjiJ family MFS transporter, with protein MRNVPSTPPLAPSFAQTVRITAAGLACMLVGIGLARFGFMPMIPLLVERSGFTPHHAALLGGANFLGYLGGTLIMRRRGATVPVRLGSVLMLLGATASFLAFLWTHSFAQLALWRWLSGAVGAGLMVLVGPAVLESVPPQWRGRCSGLVFAGIGVGALLSGALTPLLLPLGTDAIWLGFALIAGLAAVLAGFGLPNLRRPSITSTQTENHHMDATAVRVVLAYGCCGFGFVPHALLWSDFVARELGRGVGGGASQLILLGGGAAIGPAVLGLMADRIGFRRAFWMALLAMAASVAMPLLSVAAPALIVSSVLTGALGIGLVTLASGRLGELLPRAAMTRAWATATLSFAGAQAAGALSLPWLLVRPHGSAMVFALASAVLIAGAVLGGWPRSAVTKR; from the coding sequence TTGCGCAACGTTCCAAGCACGCCACCGCTTGCGCCCTCATTCGCCCAGACCGTCCGCATCACGGCGGCCGGACTGGCCTGCATGCTGGTCGGCATCGGTCTGGCGCGCTTCGGCTTCATGCCGATGATTCCGCTGCTGGTCGAGCGCAGCGGCTTCACGCCGCACCATGCCGCGCTGCTCGGCGGCGCCAATTTTCTGGGCTATCTCGGCGGCACCCTGATCATGCGCCGCCGTGGCGCGACGGTGCCGGTTCGTTTGGGCAGCGTGCTGATGCTGCTGGGTGCGACCGCGAGCTTCCTGGCCTTCCTCTGGACCCATTCCTTCGCGCAACTCGCGCTATGGCGTTGGTTATCCGGCGCGGTCGGCGCCGGGCTCATGGTACTGGTCGGGCCGGCCGTGTTGGAAAGCGTGCCGCCACAATGGCGTGGTCGCTGCTCCGGGCTGGTGTTTGCCGGAATCGGTGTCGGCGCCCTCTTGTCCGGCGCACTCACCCCACTGTTGCTGCCGCTGGGCACCGACGCAATCTGGCTTGGATTCGCGCTGATCGCGGGTCTGGCCGCCGTACTGGCCGGGTTCGGTCTGCCGAATCTTCGGCGGCCCTCGATCACGTCCACGCAGACGGAAAATCACCACATGGACGCGACCGCAGTTCGCGTCGTGCTGGCCTACGGTTGCTGTGGCTTCGGCTTCGTGCCGCACGCTCTGCTATGGAGCGATTTCGTGGCGCGTGAACTCGGGCGCGGCGTCGGCGGCGGCGCCAGTCAACTGATACTGCTCGGCGGCGGCGCTGCCATCGGCCCCGCAGTGCTGGGGCTGATGGCGGACCGCATCGGCTTTCGTCGCGCCTTCTGGATGGCCTTGCTGGCAATGGCGGCAAGCGTGGCGATGCCGCTGCTGTCCGTCGCCGCGCCGGCCCTGATCGTGTCTTCGGTGCTGACTGGTGCGCTCGGTATCGGTCTGGTCACCCTGGCCTCCGGCCGTCTCGGCGAGCTATTGCCACGCGCCGCGATGACACGCGCCTGGGCCACGGCGACCCTGTCGTTCGCTGGCGCGCAAGCGGCAGGCGCCTTGAGTCTGCCCTGGCTGCTGGTGCGGCCGCACGGCAGCGCCATGGTGTTCGCACTGGCAAGCGCAGTCCTGATTGCCGGCGCGGTGCTCGGTGGCTGGCCGCGTTCGGCGGTCACCAAACGCTGA
- a CDS encoding response regulator, whose product MPAETRRRDIVLVVDDTPETLSFLTDTLDALGATVLVATDGESALKLLGQITPDLILMDAVMPGMGGFEACRRIKRDKSLAHLPVIFMTGLSDSEHVIEGLDAGGVDYVTKPIVVDELLARIRVHLANARAVQASSRALDATGRFLVSTDVDGQLLWCTPRAEQLLEQLFPHEADTGARLPADVAAWLRDLRAGGHSGDLLRADRRLQFTFVSSTEPGEFLFRVVELLSDGEAQEQAEARQLKDALPLTQREAEVLLWVSRGKANREISEILGISPRTVNKHLEQVFIKLGVEKRAAAAARATSVLSAWK is encoded by the coding sequence ATGCCAGCTGAAACGCGTCGGCGCGACATCGTGCTGGTGGTCGACGACACGCCGGAGACCCTGAGCTTTCTGACCGATACGCTCGACGCGCTGGGCGCCACGGTGCTGGTGGCCACCGACGGTGAGAGCGCGCTGAAACTGCTCGGGCAGATCACGCCCGACCTGATCCTGATGGATGCGGTGATGCCCGGCATGGGCGGATTCGAGGCTTGCCGCCGGATCAAGCGGGACAAGTCGCTGGCACATCTACCGGTGATCTTCATGACCGGGCTCAGCGATTCCGAGCATGTGATCGAAGGTCTCGATGCCGGCGGCGTCGACTACGTGACCAAGCCGATCGTGGTTGATGAACTGCTGGCGCGCATACGAGTGCATCTGGCCAATGCCCGCGCCGTGCAGGCCTCCAGCCGCGCCCTGGACGCGACGGGTCGCTTCCTGGTGTCGACGGACGTCGACGGGCAGTTGTTGTGGTGCACGCCGCGCGCGGAGCAACTGCTGGAACAGCTGTTTCCGCACGAGGCCGATACCGGCGCACGATTGCCGGCCGATGTTGCCGCCTGGTTGCGCGACCTGCGTGCCGGAGGCCACAGCGGCGATCTGCTGCGCGCGGATCGGCGCCTGCAATTCACCTTCGTCAGCTCCACCGAACCCGGCGAGTTTCTGTTCCGCGTCGTCGAACTGCTCAGTGACGGCGAAGCCCAGGAGCAGGCCGAAGCCCGGCAGCTGAAGGACGCGCTGCCGCTGACTCAGCGCGAGGCCGAGGTGCTGCTGTGGGTCAGCCGCGGCAAGGCCAATCGTGAAATCAGCGAGATCCTCGGCATCAGTCCGCGCACCGTCAACAAGCATCTGGAACAGGTCTTCATCAAACTGGGTGTGGAAAAGCGCGCGGCTGCGGCGGCGCGCGCCACCAGCGTGCTGTCGGCCTGGAAGTAG
- a CDS encoding hybrid sensor histidine kinase/response regulator codes for MSATQRIVRERRQYNKWAATQTMEDYALRYTPDKARRWSPFRVGNTAFGAIAFLACEAIGGSLTLQFGFSNAVSAIVAVCALMFLIGLPINRYAARYGLDIDLLTRGAGFGYMGSTITSLIYASFTFILFAIEATIMSAALEMAFGIPLWLAHIFSSLVVIPMAIYGISFINRMQIATQPIWLILQLAPVVYILFWHADDLPEWRSFAGEHGDGSIDMLLFAACASTLLSLLPQIGEQADYLRFLPDRRRTGLLAWWGAMLSAGPGWVFMGGFKLALGSLLAWMAFSSGLSAEQAEQPTQMFRLVFEKMVGSPGLAIALTALFVVTCQLKINVTNAYAGSIAWSNFFSRLTHAHPGRVLWLVFNVALALLLMEIGIFGAISSVLVLYANFAVGWIGALTADLVINKPLGLSPRIIEFKRAHLYDINPVGVGAMVSSIIVSTAAFAGVFGPMLQALSPFSGLLTAFVMAPAIALVTRGRYYLARPPNGLPEGQGELRCVICENTFERPDMAMCPAYGGAICSLCCSLEARCHDLCKQDSRFGQQISVALGKLLPAALAPSIRTSVGQFLGILFLFVLAIACLLGFIYLEYGAHVPDARAAIATTLWIVFLSLFLLSGVASWLLVLAHESRNAAQQESQRQTAMLMDEIEAHKRTDAELQKAKEVAENANEAKSRYVFGISHEIRSPLNAIFGYAQLLEREPSNPPKNAVRVIRRSAEHLSNLVEGLLDISKIESGRLRLNRDRVRFGEFLEQIVDMFRLQAAAKGIGFHYHRPPQLPAWIRTDEKRLRQILINLLSNAIKFTERGEASLTVRYASSQLAEFEVADTGMGIREEDLEDVFKPFERGGMPGAQMQPGSGLGLAITRVIVQIMGGEIVLRSRPGQGSRFVVKLMLGAAQDDHDAAEARRRIRGYRGPRRTVLLVDDDPVHLELNRKLLEPLGFALLYAASGEEALSLAADISPDLVLLDIAMPGIGGWETARILRERAGRSLRIMMVSANAHEYSPGGEGAPHDAFLMKPINVDVMLDTVGTLLRLDWIFQAEPAADAGRPSEPASSDSPGVPLSALPYLEELLQLGRIGHVRGIEAKLREMESANIENQALAVQLRTLISDFDLKRYVFTLEQALPDAS; via the coding sequence ATGAGCGCCACCCAACGCATCGTCCGCGAACGCCGCCAGTACAACAAATGGGCGGCCACGCAGACCATGGAGGACTATGCGCTGCGCTACACCCCCGACAAGGCGCGGCGCTGGTCGCCGTTCCGCGTCGGCAATACCGCCTTCGGCGCGATCGCGTTCCTGGCCTGCGAGGCGATCGGCGGCAGCCTGACCCTGCAGTTCGGTTTCAGCAACGCGGTGAGCGCGATCGTCGCGGTGTGCGCGCTGATGTTCCTCATCGGCCTGCCGATCAACCGCTACGCGGCGCGCTACGGGCTGGACATCGACCTGCTGACGCGCGGCGCCGGTTTCGGCTACATGGGCTCGACGATCACCTCGCTGATCTACGCCTCGTTCACCTTCATCCTGTTCGCGATCGAAGCCACGATCATGTCGGCGGCGCTGGAAATGGCCTTCGGCATTCCCTTGTGGCTGGCGCACATCTTCAGTTCGCTGGTCGTGATTCCGATGGCGATCTACGGCATCAGCTTCATCAACCGCATGCAGATCGCCACCCAGCCGATCTGGTTGATTCTGCAACTGGCGCCGGTGGTCTACATCCTGTTCTGGCACGCGGATGATCTGCCCGAGTGGCGCAGCTTCGCCGGCGAGCATGGCGACGGCAGCATCGACATGCTGCTGTTCGCGGCCTGCGCGTCCACGCTGCTGTCGCTGCTGCCGCAGATCGGCGAACAGGCCGACTACCTGCGCTTTCTGCCGGACCGCCGTCGCACCGGTTTGCTGGCCTGGTGGGGCGCGATGCTCAGCGCCGGGCCGGGCTGGGTATTCATGGGCGGCTTCAAGCTGGCGCTGGGTTCGCTGCTGGCGTGGATGGCGTTCAGTTCCGGGCTGTCGGCGGAGCAGGCCGAGCAGCCCACGCAGATGTTCCGGCTGGTGTTCGAGAAGATGGTCGGTTCCCCAGGGCTGGCGATCGCGCTGACGGCGCTGTTCGTCGTCACCTGCCAGCTCAAGATCAACGTCACCAATGCCTACGCCGGTTCGATCGCCTGGTCCAATTTCTTCTCGCGGCTCACCCATGCGCATCCCGGCCGCGTGCTGTGGCTGGTGTTCAACGTGGCGTTGGCACTGCTGCTGATGGAGATCGGCATCTTCGGCGCGATCTCCAGCGTGCTGGTTCTCTACGCCAACTTCGCGGTCGGCTGGATCGGCGCGCTGACGGCGGACCTGGTGATCAACAAACCGCTGGGCCTGAGCCCCAGGATCATCGAGTTCAAGCGCGCGCATCTGTACGACATCAACCCGGTCGGCGTGGGTGCGATGGTGAGCTCGATCATCGTCTCGACCGCGGCCTTCGCCGGTGTGTTCGGGCCGATGCTGCAAGCCCTGTCGCCATTTTCGGGCCTGCTCACGGCCTTCGTGATGGCGCCGGCCATTGCCTTGGTGACGCGCGGCCGCTACTACCTGGCACGCCCTCCCAACGGTCTGCCGGAAGGCCAGGGTGAGCTGCGCTGCGTGATCTGCGAGAACACCTTCGAACGGCCGGACATGGCAATGTGCCCGGCCTACGGCGGTGCAATCTGCTCGCTGTGCTGCAGCCTGGAAGCGCGCTGCCATGACCTGTGCAAGCAGGATAGCCGTTTCGGCCAGCAGATCAGCGTGGCTCTGGGCAAGTTGTTGCCGGCGGCGTTGGCGCCGTCGATCCGCACCAGCGTCGGCCAGTTCCTCGGCATCCTGTTCCTGTTCGTGCTGGCGATCGCCTGTCTGCTCGGGTTCATCTATCTGGAATACGGCGCGCATGTGCCGGACGCGCGCGCGGCGATCGCCACCACCTTGTGGATCGTGTTCCTGAGTCTGTTCCTGTTGTCCGGCGTGGCGTCCTGGCTGCTGGTGCTGGCGCACGAAAGCCGCAATGCCGCGCAGCAGGAATCGCAGCGCCAGACGGCGATGCTGATGGACGAGATCGAGGCGCACAAACGCACCGATGCCGAATTGCAGAAAGCCAAGGAAGTCGCGGAAAACGCCAATGAGGCCAAGAGTCGCTACGTGTTCGGCATCAGCCACGAGATCCGCTCACCGCTGAACGCGATCTTCGGCTATGCGCAATTACTGGAACGCGAACCGAGCAATCCGCCGAAGAACGCGGTCCGCGTGATCCGGCGCAGCGCCGAGCACCTGTCCAATCTCGTCGAGGGCCTGCTCGACATCTCCAAGATCGAAAGCGGTCGCCTGCGCCTGAATCGCGACCGCGTGCGTTTCGGCGAATTCCTCGAACAGATCGTGGACATGTTCCGCCTGCAGGCCGCGGCCAAGGGTATCGGCTTCCACTATCACCGGCCGCCGCAATTGCCGGCCTGGATACGCACCGACGAAAAGCGGCTGCGCCAGATCCTGATCAACCTGCTGTCCAACGCGATCAAGTTCACCGAGCGGGGCGAGGCCAGTCTCACCGTGCGCTACGCCAGCAGCCAGCTCGCCGAGTTCGAGGTTGCGGATACCGGCATGGGCATTCGCGAGGAAGACCTCGAAGACGTCTTCAAGCCCTTCGAACGCGGCGGCATGCCGGGTGCCCAGATGCAGCCCGGCAGCGGCCTGGGCCTCGCAATCACGCGCGTGATCGTGCAGATCATGGGCGGTGAGATCGTGTTGCGAAGCAGGCCCGGGCAGGGCAGCCGCTTCGTCGTCAAGCTGATGCTCGGCGCTGCGCAGGACGATCACGATGCTGCCGAGGCGCGCCGACGGATTCGCGGTTATCGCGGGCCGCGCCGCACTGTTTTGCTGGTCGACGACGATCCCGTGCATCTGGAGCTCAATCGCAAGCTGCTCGAACCGCTGGGCTTCGCCTTGCTCTACGCCGCCAGCGGCGAGGAAGCGCTGTCGCTGGCGGCGGACATCAGCCCCGACTTGGTGCTGCTGGACATCGCCATGCCCGGCATCGGCGGCTGGGAAACCGCGCGCATATTGCGCGAGCGGGCGGGCCGCAGCCTCAGGATCATGATGGTGTCCGCGAACGCGCACGAGTACAGCCCCGGTGGCGAAGGGGCGCCGCACGATGCCTTTCTGATGAAGCCGATCAATGTCGACGTGATGCTCGATACCGTCGGTACCTTGCTCAGGCTCGACTGGATTTTCCAGGCTGAGCCGGCGGCGGATGCGGGTCGTCCCAGCGAGCCTGCCAGCAGTGACAGCCCCGGGGTGCCCCTGAGCGCGCTGCCATATCTGGAAGAGCTGCTGCAGCTCGGCAGGATCGGCCATGTCCGCGGTATCGAGGCCAAGCTGCGCGAAATGGAATCGGCCAACATCGAGAATCAGGCGCTGGCGGTGCAGTTGCGCACCCTGATCTCGGATTTCGACCTCAAGCGCTACGTTTTCACTCTCGAACAGGCGCTGCCCGATGCCAGCTGA
- a CDS encoding HupE/UreJ family protein, translating into MSKWLRPFAFVSAIAASTPALAHPGHPLADSGLLSGLLHPMLGLDHLLTMLVIGIWAAQLGGRARLWMPASFLVLMAVGAGLAGIGWVPPHLESGIAASLVVGGLLVATALRVSMLPAAALVGVFAVFHGAAHGAEPPATASPLLYGAGFLLATGALHLAGVLIGTAQSRAWTLAARGGGVLAATLGCVLALA; encoded by the coding sequence ATGTCCAAGTGGCTACGCCCGTTCGCTTTCGTTTCGGCCATCGCGGCGTCCACGCCGGCGCTGGCACATCCTGGCCATCCGCTGGCGGACTCCGGTCTGCTGTCCGGACTGCTGCATCCAATGCTGGGTCTGGACCATCTGCTGACGATGCTGGTGATCGGCATCTGGGCCGCACAACTCGGCGGTCGTGCACGGCTCTGGATGCCGGCCAGTTTCCTGGTGCTGATGGCTGTCGGCGCCGGTCTCGCCGGGATAGGCTGGGTGCCGCCGCATCTGGAATCCGGCATTGCCGCCTCCTTGGTCGTGGGCGGGCTGTTGGTGGCTACCGCCTTGCGCGTGTCGATGCTTCCGGCGGCGGCCCTGGTCGGCGTCTTCGCCGTGTTCCACGGCGCGGCACACGGCGCCGAACCGCCGGCGACGGCGAGTCCGCTGCTGTACGGCGCGGGCTTCCTGCTGGCCACGGGTGCTTTGCATCTCGCGGGCGTGCTGATCGGCACGGCGCAATCGCGGGCCTGGACCCTCGCGGCGCGGGGCGGTGGCGTGCTCGCGGCGACTCTGGGTTGCGTGCTGGCCTTGGCCTGA